A single region of the Penaeus monodon isolate SGIC_2016 chromosome 18, NSTDA_Pmon_1, whole genome shotgun sequence genome encodes:
- the LOC119584216 gene encoding general transcription and DNA repair factor IIH helicase subunit XPB-like: protein MPKKHKFHDKGTKRSRRDEGFSDDEESNELEGVPQASKQNVEERGQQTTPKDQYGAFDYRKEVELRDDHESRPLWVASNGHIFLESFSPVYKHAKDFLITISEPVCRPEHIHEYKLTAYSLYAAVSVGLQTHDIIEYLKRLCKTTLPPGICEFIQSCTLSYGKVKLVLKKNRYYVESDFPDVIQKLIKHPVIYDCMLRPNEGVTSSERQKSQAIMFTSHQAQMAGGTDISKPNSNPEEGTNGEAKEGEAVPEDINDFYDKFEKADEEEEEDKNLKTLSFEVNQDKIETLQKTCIGLDYPLLAEYDFKNDTVNEDIKIDLKPSAVLRPYQEKSLRKMFGNGRARSGIIVLPCGAGKSLVGVTACCTVNKKALVLCNSGVSVEQWKQQFKMWSTATDDMICRFTSDAKDKPFNAGILITTYAMISHNQKRAYEAEQTMNWLKEQEWGIMVLDEVHTIPAKMFRRVLTIVQSHCKLGLTATLVREDDKIADLNFLIGPKLYEANWLELQKEGFIARVQCAEVWCPMTPEFYREYLTGKVSDQKIRLLCAMNPNKFRTCEFLIKYHENRNDKIIVFIDEVFALIHYAKTMGKPYICGKTGQKERMAIIQNFKLNPKVNTIFFSRVADTSFDIPEANVLIEISSQGGSRRQEAQRLGRILRAKKGAIAEVYNAFFYALLSQDTREMGYSRKRQSFLINQGYAYQVVTPAQMVGMEEAQLHYNTREEKVALLEQILAASESDMYEEGLGGERAVGGSMRRAGNMGSMSGADDQIYGERRKSSKKDHQHFLFKKYRS from the exons ATGCCCAAGAAACACAAGTTCCACGACAAAGGGACCAAGCGTTCTCGACGAGATGAAGGCTTTTCCGATGATGAAGAGTCTAACGAACTGGAGGGTGTCCCACAAGCATCCAAACAGAATGTTGAG gAACGAGGACAGCAAACCACGCCGAAGGATCAGTACGGTGCCTTTGATTACCGCAAGGAGGTAGAGCTTCGAGATGACCACGAGAGCCGACCTCTTTGGGTAGCCAGCAATGGCCATATCTTCCTGGAATCTTTCTCACCTGTCTACAAACATGCTAAGGACTTCCTGATTACCATCTCAGAGCCTGTATGCAGACCAGAACACATTCATGAATACAAATTAACAGCATACTCTCTGTATGCAGCTGTGAGTGTTGGTCTTCAAACTCACGACATCATAGAATATCTGAAAAGACTTTGCAAAACCACACTTCCTCCTGGCATTTGCGAGTTTATTCAGAGTTGTACTCTCTCATATGGTAAAGTCAAACTTGTGTTGAAAAAGAATAGATATTATGTGGAGAGTGATTTCCCAGATGTTATCCAGAAACTCATTAAACACCCAGTCATTTATGACTGTATGCTGAGACCAAATGAAGGAGTCACAAGTTCTGAACGTCAAAAGTCACAGGCCATTATGTTCACGAGTCATCAAGCGCAAATGGCTGGTGGGACAGATATTTCCAAACCCAACAGTAATCCAGAAGAAGGAACCAATGGTgaagcgaaggaaggagaagCAGTCCCCGAGGATATCAAcgatttttatgataaatttgagaaggcagatgaagaagaagaagaggataaaaatctaaaaacttTGTCATTTGAAGTCAACCAAGATAAAATTGAGACCCTACAAAAAACTTGCATTGGGCTGGATTACCCACTCTTGGCCGAGTATGACTTTAAGAATGATACTGTCAATGAAGATATTAAAATTGATCTCAAACCTTCAGCCGTCTTACGACCATATCAAGAAAAGAGCTTGAGGAAAATGTTTGGTAATGGAAGAGCAAGATCTGGTATTATTGTGCTCCCTTGTGGTGCTGGCAAAAGTTTAGTGGGTGTTACAGCATGTTGTACAGTGAATAAAAAGGCTTTAGTACTTTGTAACTCAGGAGTGTCTGTTGAACAGTGGAAGCAACAGTTCAAGATGTGGTCAACTGCAACTGATGACATGATTTGCAGATTTACCTCTGATGCCAAAGACAAACCTTTCAATGCAGGTATTTTGATTACTACATACGCTATGATATCCCACAACCAGAAACGAGCCTATGAAGCAGAGCAGACAATGAATTGGCTCAAAGAACAGGAATGGGGTATTATGGTTTTAGATGAAGTACATACTATTCCTGCAAAAATGTTCAGAAGAGTCCTTACCATAGTCCAGTCTCATTGTAAGCTTGGCTTAACTGCCACTTTGGTCCGAGAAGATGACAAAATTGCTGATCTGAATTTCCTTATTGGGCCAAAATTGTATGAAGCCAATTGGCTTGAGCTGCAGAAGGAAGGATTCATTGCAAGGGTCCAGTGTGCAGAGGTATGGTGCCCTATGACACCAGAATTTTATAGAGAGTATTTAACAGGAAAGGTATCTGACCAGAAAATTAGGCTTCTTTGTGCTATGAACCCCAACAAATTTAGAACTTGTGAATTTCTTATCAAATACCATGAGAACAGAAATGACAAGATTATAGTGTTTATTGATGAGGTTTTTGCACTGATTCATTATGCCAAAACTATGGGAAAACCTTACATCTGTGGTAAGACAGGTCAGAAGGAACGTATGGCCATCATTCAGAATTTCAAATTAAATCCCAAAGTCAACACCATATTCTTCAGTCGAGTGGCAGATACTTCCTTTGACATTCCTGAAGCAAATGTCTTGATTGAGATCTCATCTCAGGGAGGATCTAGGCGACAGGAGGCCCAGAGGTTGGGTCGTATCTTGAGAGCTAAAAAGGGTGCCATAGCAGAGGTTTACAATGCCTTCTTCTATGCCTTGCTTTCCCAAGACACGAGGGAGATGGGATACTCGCGCAAAAGGCAGAGTTTCCTCATCAATCAGGGCTACGCTTATCAGGTAGTCACTCCTGCACAGATGGTAGGAATGGAAGAGGCGCAGTTGCATTACAACACCAGAGAGGAAAAAGTAGCATTGCTTGAACAGATCCTTGCTGCCTCCGAATCTGACATGTATGAGGAGGGCTTGGGAGGGGAACGTGCTGTAGGCGGTTCAATGCGTCGAGCGGGAAATATGGGTTCAATGTCGGGGGCTGATGACCAGATCTAtggtgaaaggaggaagagttCCAAGAAGGACCACCAGCATTTCCTCTTCAAGAAATACAGATCCTAG